The Caretta caretta isolate rCarCar2 chromosome 27, rCarCar1.hap1, whole genome shotgun sequence DNA segment GCCCCCACGGCCGCGCCCGCGGCTGTCACAGGCCCACGGCCACGCACCGCGCGATTAATGGGAACCCTGGCACaccccctgccagtgcccctcaaccctgacctgcagccccctgctattctgttgctgggctccccccacacctctgtcACCGTATCCAGCCCACACAGGGTGGGGCTGACATCTGACACCAGGTTCCACCCCATGCACGGGCATCGCAGGCCCTCAGCTGCCGCTAAGCCCACAGGCGTCTGCAGCCGCATGCCCAGCGTGGCCAGAACAATCGTTGCCACACGGCGCGCTGGGACGGCCTGGAATCTGGTTCCAACACGGGGCACTGCCAGTACCTCTCCCCACAGAGGTGAGTGCTGCCAAGGCTCGGTTCTGGGCAGCAAGCCCTGCCCGGccttgcccagctctgccagggtgGAGCCTCCGAGCACTCGGGCAGAGGGAATGTGTCACTGACAGGACAGGTTGAATTTAGCTCCTGCTCCAAATCAAAGTGTGAAAACGAAGGGAGAacatggccccagcccagggcagtgTGTCCCCCCCCGTGGGACCAAGTTGCAGTTCGGCTCACGCCACGGCACCAATCTCGCTCGCAAATCACCGGCTGGGCTcgggttttttaattaaaaagttttcTTCTGTTTATTCACACAAATGTATAAAATTTGGCGACACCGTTTCGCctggccccagagccccccatccctgcccaccccgCCCAGCTTCCTGTCTTCAGGAACCGTCCCGTCCCCCGGCTGAGCAGCAGGCAGAGGGGCTGGGTCAGTTCATTGCCCCTCGTCTGGTCGCCTACACCAGCCGGAATGAGACCCCCAGCTCTCCCCTGTGGCAGCCCAATGCTCTAAGCCTTGGGCCACGCTGTCACTCCTTGTAGTCTAGCCAGCTCCTTTCCTGCTGCTCGTGGCATAAGGGGCTTTGTGCCCTAGGCTCAGGGTCCTCTGTGCGCCCTCTGCCAGGCTGTACGGGGCTGGTACGGACTGTGGGCCCCAGGCCCTTAGGGCACAGCTGGAAGGTTGCTCAGGGCCACTGAagctgcagcagggctgagaaCGTCCCGCTCAGGTCACTGGTGTTGCCGCGGCAACCCTGCTAAGCGGAAGGCCCGGTGACTGGCACAGATGGGAGCTGGGCTGTAGCGTGAGCCCTAGACCACCAAATCGGACTTGGCCGCGGGCCGGGAGGCCATGCTGCCCTTGGAGGGGGCGTGGGGCCGGAACGGGGCCGAGGGCTCGTAGTGGTTGGGGACGCTGCAGGCCGCCCCCTTGGCGCCCCCCTCGCCCGGGGGCAGGAACTGCTGGCACTGCTCGTGCGCCTGGTTGGACCAGTTTTCCTGCTGCTCGTGGGAGGTGGCCGGGGGCTTGGCGGCCTCCTGCCCCTGGCACCTGTCCTTGGCCAGCAGGTGGGCCAGctccagcaggctgagcagggcggAGACCACGCCCACCAGGAAGTAGAAGAGGATGAAGATGGTTTTCTCGGTGGGCCGGGACACGAAGCAGTCCACCGTGTGGGGGCAGGGCGAGCTCTGGCAGGTGAAGCGCGGCTCCACGTGGAACCCGTACAGCTGCCACTGGCCCACCAGGAAGCCGGTCTCAGCCAGGATGCGCATGGCCACGTTGGCCAGGTAGAAGGTGCGGATGTGGTGGGCCCGCTGGCTGGGCTGCAGCCGGGGCGGGCCCGCGGGGCCGCCCTCCTGGCCCTGCCGCAGCTTGCCGCCCTGGTGCATGGCGTACATGAcgaagagcagggcaggggccgaCAGCACCACGATGTGGAAGACCCAGAAGCGGTAGTGGGAGATGGGGAAGGCCTTGTCGTAGCAGACCTGCTTGCAGCCTGGCTGCAGCGTGTTGCAGGCGAACTCCTCCTGCTCGTCCTCGAAGACGTCGCTGCCCACCGTGGCCAGGATGAGGATGCGGAAGATCAGCATCACCACCAGCCAGAACCGGCCCACCATGGGCGAGTGCTCCTGCACGGCGTCCAGCAGcgagctcaggaagctccactcgcccatggctggggccggggccggggccggggccggggccggggccggggccgcacTAGGGGAATAACGCCAGTTAGAGCTGCCACCTGCTCCCCGCTCTGGGcacccagggcccccccactgaCAGCGTGGACACAGACTCCCTGCTAAACACAGCCCCCCTTAGCTGGGAGCCGTAAGCCAGCCGCAAGGGTTATGCAGTCCGCCTCAGGGGTCAAGGCTGTTCTCATCTGTGGGGCTGCAGCGACCCTCAGCTGCCAgcgctcctccccccaccccggctcctcGCTGCCCGGACTGAGCGCTGCACCCACGAGCCGAGCCCCGGTGGTACCGGGGCCAAGATGCCCCCAGCCAGCCGCCATGCCAGTGCCCTGGGCAcgcaggagctgggggctggctgcggTGCTCAGCTCTGTGCAGGGCGCAGGTGGGtcagggaggctgggctgggctcaccGTTTGCCAGCTGCGGCCGGGGGTGCTCTGGGCACAGGGAGCTGCCCCGCTGGGACCGGCTTCTCTAGAGCAGCAGGGGGCCAGGAAGGGCTCTCGGGGCCAGGGGCTGAAAGACCCAGGTCCCAGCCCACATGTGGGTCAGGCCTCTGCTCCCCACAGGCGATTCCACTCCCCACGCATCACCCACCTTCAGCCAAGCCAGACCTCCCACTCttggaggcagctgctgctggccatgaGCCCGGGCATCCCGGCACTGCGCTGGCCATGGGCATGGGGCACTGGTCTCCTTGGTCACGCAGGGCTGGTCG contains these protein-coding regions:
- the GJD3 gene encoding gap junction delta-3 protein, translating into MGEWSFLSSLLDAVQEHSPMVGRFWLVVMLIFRILILATVGSDVFEDEQEEFACNTLQPGCKQVCYDKAFPISHYRFWVFHIVVLSAPALLFVMYAMHQGGKLRQGQEGGPAGPPRLQPSQRAHHIRTFYLANVAMRILAETGFLVGQWQLYGFHVEPRFTCQSSPCPHTVDCFVSRPTEKTIFILFYFLVGVVSALLSLLELAHLLAKDRCQGQEAAKPPATSHEQQENWSNQAHEQCQQFLPPGEGGAKGAACSVPNHYEPSAPFRPHAPSKGSMASRPAAKSDLVV